The Amycolatopsis japonica nucleotide sequence CGCTCCCAGCGCATACCCTGGCTCACGGCGCTCCTCACCGCCGACAACCCCGCCGAACGCGGGCTAACGCTCCCCCCGAATGGTCCGCCGCAGCTTCGGCACCCGCTCGTGCAACGTCCGCTCCGCCCCGCGCTGCGTCGGCTCGTAGTAGTCCCGCCCCACCAGCTCGTCCGGCGGATACTGTTGCGCCAGAACACCTTCCGGCACGTTGTGCGGATACCGGTAGCCCTTCGCGTTGCCGAGTTTCTCCGCGCCCGCGTAATGCCCGTCGCGCAGATGCGGCGGCACCGTCCCGATGCGCCCGGACCGGACATCGCTCAGCGCGGCGTCGATGCCGGTGATGACGGCGTTCGACTTCGGCGCCGTCGCCAGGTGCACGGTCGCCTGCGCCAGCGCGAGACGGCCTTCCGGCATACCGATGAACTGCACGGCGTGCGCAGCCGCGACGGCCGATTGCAGTGCCGTCGGGTCGGCCATGCCGATGTCCTCGCTCGCGTGCACGACCAGGCGCCGGGCCAGGAACCGCGGGTCCTCCCCCGCCTCGATCATCCGCGCCAGATAGTGCAACGCGGCGTCCACGTCCGACCCTCGGATCGATTTGATGAACGCGCTGATGACGTCGTAGTGCTGGTCGCCGTCGCGGTCGTAACGCACCGCCGCCTTGTCCACTGTGGACTCGACGATGGCGAGATCGATCGTCTTGGCCTCGGTCGCGCTCGCCGCGTCGGCGGCCGCTTCGAGCGCGGTGAGCGCGCGCCGCGCGTCGCCGGAGGCCAGCCGCACCAGATGGTCTCGCGAGTCCTCGGTCAGGGTGAGTTCGCCGCCGAGACCGCGTTCGTCGGCCAGCGCGCGCTCGATCAGCGCGACGATGTCGGCGTCGGTCAGTGGCCGCAGCTGCAGCACCAAAGACCGCGACAGCAGCGGCGAGACCACCGAGAACGACGGGTTCTCCGTGGTGGCGGCCACCAGCAGCACCGTCCGGTCCTCCACCGCGCCGAGCAGGGCGTCCTGCTGGGTCTTGGAGAACCGGTGGACCTCGTCGATGAACAGCACCGTGTTCTCGGCGTTGTAGTTCCGGCGGCGGCGCGCTTCTTCGATGACCCCGCGCACCTCCTTCACCCCGGCCGACAGCGCAGACATCGCCACGAACCGGCGGCCGGTCGCCGCGGAGACGAGATTCGCCAGGGTGGTCTTGCCGGTACCCGGCGGGCCGTAGAGCAGCACGGAAGCGGGGGCCGCGCCTTCGACGAGCCGCCGCAGCGGCGCACCCTCACGCAGCAGATGCTGCTGGCCGACGACCTCGTCGAGCGACCGCGGCCGCATCCGCACCGCCAGCGGCGAGCCCGCCGGAACGGCGACCTCCCTCGGCTCGGCCGGCTCCGGCGGCGGACCGAGGTCGGGGTTCACGGTGAAGAGTTCGTCCTGTGCCACGGTGTCGACGGTAGCCGTACCCACCGACGGTTCCGGCCACAGGTCAGCGCAGCCGCTCCCGGAACGCCTGCCACATGATCACGGCCGCGTACGGCACGAACTCACGCCCCCGCCGCCACACCCACGGGATGCCCTTGAGCACCAGCCAGCCGACGTGCCCGGCGGTACTCGGCTCCACGCCTCCCGAGCAGGTCAGGCTCACCGGCCGCGGCACCGCGAACCCGGCCTCGGCGAGCCGTTCGGTGAACCCGGTCGCCAGCATCCGGTGCCCGAGTTCCGACGGGTGCAGCCGGTCGACGCTCCACGCGGTGAGGTCGTAGGCGCCGGGCAGCAGTTCGAGGTCGAGACACGGCACGCCCTCGCGCTCGACGACCCCGTCGATGGCGGCGTTCAGCTCGGCCACCCGCTCGCTCAACGCGCGCCGCAGCGACCGTGGGAGGCGGAACACCTTCCCGTGGTCGTGGTAGCGCACCGGGATCACGACGGTGCCGACGGCGGCCAGCGAACGGATCACCTCGGTGAGGTCCGCGGCGATCTTCTCGGCGCTGAAATCGGGACGCAGCGTGTCGTTCATGCCCGCCACCACCAGCGCGACGTCCGGCCGATGCGCGACGGCCTCCGGAAGCTGCTCGGTCAGCACGCAGCCCATGCGCGCCCCGGTGAACGACGGGTTCAGGTAGCCGTCCGGCTCGACGCCGAGCGCGTCGGCGACGAGCG carries:
- a CDS encoding replication-associated recombination protein A, translated to MAQDELFTVNPDLGPPPEPAEPREVAVPAGSPLAVRMRPRSLDEVVGQQHLLREGAPLRRLVEGAAPASVLLYGPPGTGKTTLANLVSAATGRRFVAMSALSAGVKEVRGVIEEARRRRNYNAENTVLFIDEVHRFSKTQQDALLGAVEDRTVLLVAATTENPSFSVVSPLLSRSLVLQLRPLTDADIVALIERALADERGLGGELTLTEDSRDHLVRLASGDARRALTALEAAADAASATEAKTIDLAIVESTVDKAAVRYDRDGDQHYDVISAFIKSIRGSDVDAALHYLARMIEAGEDPRFLARRLVVHASEDIGMADPTALQSAVAAAHAVQFIGMPEGRLALAQATVHLATAPKSNAVITGIDAALSDVRSGRIGTVPPHLRDGHYAGAEKLGNAKGYRYPHNVPEGVLAQQYPPDELVGRDYYEPTQRGAERTLHERVPKLRRTIRGER
- a CDS encoding SGNH/GDSL hydrolase family protein; its protein translation is MVATVTVISVEVTPSPEPLLPPATAVPRSARRLVVLGDSTAVGLGDPLPGRGGWRGVGPLVADALGVEPDGYLNPSFTGARMGCVLTEQLPEAVAHRPDVALVVAGMNDTLRPDFSAEKIAADLTEVIRSLAAVGTVVIPVRYHDHGKVFRLPRSLRRALSERVAELNAAIDGVVEREGVPCLDLELLPGAYDLTAWSVDRLHPSELGHRMLATGFTERLAEAGFAVPRPVSLTCSGGVEPSTAGHVGWLVLKGIPWVWRRGREFVPYAAVIMWQAFRERLR